One Echinicola strongylocentroti DNA window includes the following coding sequences:
- a CDS encoding SDR family NAD(P)-dependent oxidoreductase: MDSIIITGATSGIGFECTLQMAQIAKNEQIIIPARNIKAGKEIIEKIKTKTGHKNLKCLELDLASLESIRKFSESFAKEKNNSISILINNAGVQNIGETHYTADGFEETFGVNHLGSFALTMQLLPLIKNDGHIIFTSSETHDPALKTPIEPPIYTSVQDLAFPKETAEKPNIVGQRRYSTSKLCNIITTYQLQERVKNTNMRINAYDPGMTPGTGLAKTYSPIMRFLWKNVFPVLTLLKSNIHSPAQAGRNLANLAYSEKYKDLKGIYFSDGKVVKTSVDSYNKVFQKSLWDGSLELTKTTFTE; encoded by the coding sequence ATGGATTCAATAATTATTACAGGAGCAACCAGTGGAATTGGTTTTGAGTGTACTTTACAAATGGCTCAAATTGCCAAAAACGAACAAATTATCATTCCTGCCAGAAATATTAAAGCAGGAAAAGAAATAATAGAAAAAATAAAAACCAAAACAGGTCATAAAAACCTAAAATGTCTGGAATTAGATTTGGCTTCTTTAGAATCTATAAGAAAGTTCTCTGAATCATTTGCCAAAGAAAAAAACAACTCTATTTCTATCTTGATAAATAATGCAGGAGTACAGAATATTGGCGAAACACACTATACGGCAGATGGATTTGAAGAGACATTTGGTGTAAATCATCTCGGGTCTTTTGCCTTGACTATGCAATTGCTACCCCTAATAAAAAATGACGGACACATAATATTCACATCTAGCGAAACACATGACCCAGCACTTAAAACACCAATAGAACCACCTATTTATACCAGTGTTCAAGACCTCGCTTTCCCAAAGGAAACTGCCGAAAAACCTAATATAGTTGGGCAAAGAAGGTATTCTACATCAAAATTGTGTAATATAATAACCACTTATCAATTACAAGAACGAGTAAAAAACACAAACATGAGGATAAATGCCTATGACCCAGGAATGACACCAGGAACAGGGCTTGCCAAAACTTATTCACCTATTATGCGATTTTTATGGAAAAACGTCTTCCCTGTTTTGACCCTATTAAAAAGCAACATACATTCACCAGCCCAAGCAGGAAGAAATTTAGCAAACCTTGCTTATTCTGAAAAGTACAAAGACTTGAAGGGAATTTATTTCTCGGATGGGAAAGTGGTTAAAACTTCAGTTGATTCTTATAACAAAGTTTTTCAAAAAAGCCTGTGGGATGGTAGTCTCGAACTGACAAAAACCACATTTACAGAATAA
- a CDS encoding Crp/Fnr family transcriptional regulator produces the protein MDKLINYLLEFGQLNQQQIELIKRKARVLELKKGDYFSEAGKTPKQVAFIEEGILRVCYYNSEGDEITKYFVDENNFAVDINSFNQKIPSSEYVQAVTDCMLLVFSTESLNDLSATVIQWDGIINKITEKALVEKVNKLSPMLAEDAKTRYLSFLEKFPNLANRIPLSYLASYLGITQSSLSRIRKSI, from the coding sequence ATGGACAAACTAATAAACTATCTATTGGAGTTCGGGCAGCTAAATCAACAGCAAATTGAATTGATCAAGAGAAAAGCACGGGTATTGGAGTTAAAAAAAGGCGATTACTTTTCCGAAGCAGGAAAAACACCAAAACAAGTAGCTTTTATTGAAGAAGGTATTTTACGGGTATGTTACTATAACAGCGAAGGGGATGAAATCACCAAATACTTTGTTGATGAAAACAATTTTGCAGTGGATATAAACAGCTTCAATCAAAAAATCCCCTCTTCCGAATATGTCCAGGCTGTTACAGATTGTATGCTACTCGTATTTTCTACAGAATCACTTAACGATTTGTCAGCCACCGTCATTCAGTGGGACGGCATTATCAATAAAATAACAGAAAAAGCATTGGTTGAAAAGGTAAATAAACTAAGTCCTATGTTAGCCGAGGATGCCAAGACTAGGTATCTTAGTTTTTTAGAAAAGTTTCCGAATTTAGCCAACAGAATTCCGCTTTCCTATCTCGCGTCTTATTTAGGAATCACGCAATCATCATTAAGCAGAATTCGAAAAAGTATCTGA